gtgtgtgtgtgtgtgtgtgtgtttgtgtgtggtgaaacTGGGTTGAAGAGTCTAGGTATCTTTTTTACAGTGTCTTAGATCAGTGTGTCCAGTTCTGGCTCCACGGAGActgaccatgcacacacacacacacacacacacacacacacacacacacacacacacacacacacacacacacacacacacatgtacatgcactcagagacacacagagatccaTAAAGGACGGAGATCATTAGTCACTTCACTGCATAGATATCTGTTGCTAGAGGCTGTTttggtgtgtatatatgtatgtttgtgtgtgtgtgtgggtgtgttttattgtgtgtgtgtgtttggggtaagGTCTCACTGCCCTGCAGCTATGACATCAATCATCCTGTGAAACTgaagtgtacagtgtgtgtgtgtgtgtgtgtgtgtgtgtgtgtgtgtgtgtgtgtgtgtgtgtgtgtgtgtgtgtgtgtgtgtgtgtgtgtgtgtatgtgtgttgtgtgcagggggttgttgtttgtttttgaggtGATTTGACACTCAGTGTGTCCATCAGCAGGTATTTCTCCAATGACAAtgggcagccacacacacacacacacacacacacacacacacacactcctcacacaccagcAAGAGTATCAGAGAGCCTCATCTGAGTAACCTCAGCACTGCTACTGTTGTTCTCTCCTCCGTAATCTGCCGGATTAGAGATTAGTGGCCTTTGGTTCCAGATTAGGGAAGCATCAGACAGCGGGCCGCCTTGACCCTGAGAATGACCCCAGGGGTCACTGGGTGGCCACATAGCAGGTCAAACTGACACTAATTGAACATTTTGAGTTtcaggatgtgagtgtgtggaggggtgagggggggtggagatgagagagaaagaaccgTGAAGACAAAAGAGGAGAaataaaagaagagagggagaagaaataacagacggaaagaaaaaaagagggggaaatgggtgagggggggaggggggagggggggggggggggcaataagGACCAGAAGAGATAAGGagataaaaaagacaaaaaaaaacagccgtGAAAATGTAACATCCAGGACAGGAGTGGATAGAGAAGAACAAACAGAGACATATTAACGAAGAGGACTGAGCAGAAAATGCCATGATAGATAGAgggaagaaggaagaggagaggaaggaggagaaacAGCAGGAAAGACCAGGAGTCAAATGGCTATACTTCTCTAATTACCTCTCTCATTGGCTGAGATGTGCAGGACCAGTAGTGTGTGCCCAGCCATCtacagcatgtgtgtacatttgcTGTAAGCATTACCAAACAGACGGAGATCAGGGACAGGAACAGAGGAACTGAACACCTAATGAGAGAACCAAATCCtggatcagaatcagaatcagaatcagaatcagaatcagaatcagctttattggccaggtttgcgtgaacaaacaaggagtttgactccggttaatctttgctctcaagtacaacactcaaaaataacatgaaaaacaataaaacagtagaatagaatagaatatatacttttttgatcctgtgagggaaattcgtttctctgcatttaacccaatttaaccgaattagtgaacacacaacacacacacagtgaggtgaatcacacacagtATAGCCCAAAGGTCACAGGACAAAGGCGAGACACACGGACTGGACCTGGAGAAAGGTGAAGAAGAGTccatggaggagaggatggacagGTCATTTTTTCTTCCGGACCTATTTATAAAAGACAGCTGGAGTATATCAgggcttaaaggagaaatccagcaAGTTTTTACATAAtatatctctgtttctcgagatCACTGAGTACTGCCAtcacaaacaaaaatgaaaactgTTGGTTTAACACAGTTGCAATACAGCCAGCATGCTACCAGAGTGTAGAACTGGAGTTGCCTGGCTGCGTTAGATGCTGACTGTAACTCGagtaagataaaaaaaaaaaacgattgttTTCGTTTTGTTTCGTACTCATCTGTGAAAACCCgtcagatttctcctttaagaaaGAAGGCAGAAACagagaataaagagagaaagagtagaggGAAGGAATATTCTGGAACCTGTAACAGTCAGACATAGGAAAACTGGGGTAAattggtgggagagagagagagagagaaggatgaaagATGGATACCCCCAGAATGCCACCGCACTCACCCCACCTCCACAGTTCTGGTCATCaagtcacttcctcttcctccagggTGATGATACACCAACCTCAGTTTATCACTCAACCACTCcacttacacccacacacacacacacacacacacgcacacacattcacacacacacacacacgcacacacacacacacacacacacacacacacacacacacacacacacacacacacacacacacacacacccacacacacacacacacacacacacacacacacacacacattcacacacacacacacacacacacacacacattcacacacacacacacacacacacacacacacacacacacacacacacacacacacacattcactcagagacacacatacacacatgccttaactctctctctctctctctctctctctctctctctctctctctctctctctcacacacacacttgcagcttGAAGGGTCCCTCACTCACCTCTGACCTGTGTAAAGAGGGTTGGGTTAATCCTCACAGCTTTAACAATAGAGACGGGacaagtgagagaggaagagacttttttttctcactcagCCAGTCAGAAGGGAGGGTATGGCATTACGGGCAAAGCTTTACAGAGGTCCTCACATGCTTTGACACAGCTTGTAAAATGTCAAGTTTGCAGACTTTTTTGTGGCGTTGATTCAGTTCAGATttacttacagtttttgcccgttgcttgaacacatttagcAAAACTTCGCTTACTGTGCCAAAACTTTACACACAAGTGAACATAACGCAAACCTAGGaaatacctttcacatctatgtcaaattgaaactcatatcagtacctaaactctgctatcaaaacctaacaatcctttgtcaaactgtaactctggtgacaaaatgaacacaCTTGTATTATTAAGCAAGCATACACTTTCAGATtaggaggaacacactagtctactttatataaaacaccttGCTTGATTTCGCCAAACTttgctcattgtgccaaaactctacacacaagtacaacatgacacaacactgggatatataccattcacatcactatTTACAATGGttaaactgagggctttttgtagatgactgattggtgttcagttttgcaagtaagtgcgttcaggtgtgtatttgagaagttggaattacccgatgtgttttgtattttggatacagtacatgtgtttaacaaatggtactctgagatttcattttcgAACGAAGTGTCTTAGTATGACatagagtagtatgcaggaccaagtgtgttgcataaaggagtaggtgtgttgcagaattgcaactgagtgcatgtgtttgagatatggcaacaaaacttcaagttgtgttactttagtctaagcatgggtctatagtgttcaagcaacgggcaaaaactgtaaattgATTTTTATCAATTGTATATCAACAATAACTTGCTTTTATTAATTATGTCAATATTGTCATGTTGTATTTTCTTCTCatcatattattatatttacTTCCTGTTTTATGTAATATTGTGTCAAGTTCTATAAATATTTAAACCACTTGCCATTATtttataggcctaccattaTGTTATTTATTAAGTGTTATGGGTTCTGAATTTTAAAACTTTTAATAAAAATACcgataaaatacatttttaaatttttttttaaatacacatTAATCTAAGAGAAATGCCTCACACTATCACCGAAAACATACACGTTCTTTTTCAATTTGCTTGAGACCACAAGTGAATGAATATGTTTGTATCTGTCgccctcttgtgctgcagttatGCATTTATGAAGACATATGCCTGATTTACATTAGGTTGATAACATAATACTCAATTATTCAAGTGTCCTCATTAGTCATGAGACCAAAGACTGCTGAGAAATAGTCCAAATTACAGTGTTTAGTTTTCATTTTAACCTGAATCACTGTCAACAATCCTTAGCATTGCTGTGATCAATGAGCCAGTTTTGTAAATTATTTAATCATTTATGAACACCACACTCTTCCTTTAGTTGAATGTGTTGTCCTATGTGTTGCTGCAAAATCCAAAAAATAGGTTACACTCCaatctattttgttttctttcattatcTTTTTTTCCAGTAAGGATTACAAAACAGACATGTGTACCCCTCTTGACCACATGGCCTTCCTCAGTGGGCTGTTTTCCCAGTGTGATATTTTCCCTGAACCTTTTTTGGTTGCCAACTGGCAGTTTGCCTGTACAAACAAGGATGTTCTAATGATTTAGTTTGCCTGTTGCCCGAAACTCTAAattgtatcgtatgcatgtggTGTTGATTCCTTTATCTGAAATTGTCtgtttgttgtgtctgtgcAGTTATAACCAGATGCTTAACAGTTAACAGCTCTTGAAAATGCATGATTTGTAAATCATGCATTTTCCTAACCTAATACCATGATGACATAAGGCTTGTAGGCTCGTAGTATGTCGTTAACCATAGTGCAATTTAAACAGAGCACTGATCAAATGCAACAGGAGACAAAGGACACCTGAGCGGAGAAGGAAGGCCGTGCATAATTTCTCCGAAATGATGATCAATCTGTACACTTGCTTTTTATCAATTGGTATTTCATAACTCCATTGTATTATACAACTTGCGTTAGCAATGGCTCATGAGAGAATTATTGTTTCCTCGGCAATTCTCTGTTATCAGGTTTCTTCAGATCATCTCACCTCCGAACTCTTTCTCCATCATTTAACCATTTAGCATATTTAGTTTGGAACACATGATTATTTTGGACAACAGTGATTGATACTTAATTCTGTAGCATAACATTGTACGTCTTGGTATTGGGATATTTTGAGTATTTTTGAatatggagggggagggggacttTTGTCCCCCTGACCCCCTCAAAGTATATTGTGATTCAAGCCTTGAAATAAAtgctaagtaaaaaaaaaaaaaaatgtgtgtgatttctgGACTAGCGCCCTACACTCAGAAATAGGGACATGCTGTTTGGCATGGCCAGTAGACTACAGCAGGTCAAGTACTTTGTGGGGAACTGGATCAAAACATTTCCTTTGCCTTTAGATGCTTCCAGTAAGTCCAGTCAAATCATTTAAGGAGACCAGTTCCTTGACCTGCTCATTGTTATCATGGAACTCCAACCAAATGCATTTGAATGGATGTTTAGCCAATCAAAGTTCAAGTATGTCTAATGTGAATTATAACCACACACCCTTTTCCTGCCAGGATGGCTGCTGTTGGGCTTGAAGGAGAAGTTTTGCACATTTTAATCTACTTGTATTATTCTTGAAGTACATCGTTTGTGTTTAGGCTGTTGCTGCAGGCTACCTGTTTTGATTTTATGATATCAGGAGACTTTAGGCTATATAGAGACTGTTTCCTGGAAATATTTGTAATCATTTATTTGATTAAATAATTTatatgactgtttttttttttgcaacataaTGGGTTCTGAGCTTTTGGGTGAGATTCACTGACTTAGGCCTACTGACTTTGACTATCAGGTTTTGTGCAATTATGGCCATTATTTTGAGGCTCATTAAAAGCAACAATATATGGCCAATGGCATAACATTTCATAATGGGCACAGTCTAAGTAGCCAGTTTACACTGCCATGTGTTACTGATTTATGGAATTTATTGAGAAACTATTCCACAAAATACTTGGGATGTGGGGGGCATTAATTGCAACACTTTGCTGCATTTCTCCCAAACCCTTCATAAGTGCCTGCATGAATGTTCTTTTTGGCCTACATCTGGATTTTAAGGAGGAGCCATTAAATTAGTGCCGTTAATCAAACATGTTGTATTACGAAACACTCAAGAGGTGCcatgggagagaagagaaatcgGAAACGTTTGcctctgtctgtgggtgtggcAGAGGAGAAAGATTTATGGCTCTCTTCAACTCCCACTCATTTTACTCCATCTATAAAAGAGGGGGCTGCAGTCTTTAGGGGTCTTGTTGCTTCTTTGAAGACAAAGGTTTGTTCAGGATGTTGGGAGGAATTCTACTGACCAGTGCCATTCTGTGGGCATCGGTGCTGCCTGGTGAGTTAGCGCTacaacttttcttttttgttgttgtatcaACTATAATTTGGGTATAAATAACCTCATCATCAATGACATGTTGTATTAGTTTCTCTGGAATAATCCCTTGTGCCATCCAATGACTGTTTGCAAGGCATTTCAATATGACGAAAAAGTATGGAGCCAGACCTCTACAAAAACGGAAAAGACTAATGATGATTCATTTCCGACAGGTGAAAGCGTGACCGGCGGGAAGGAGGCTGTGGCCCACTCGCGACCCTACATGGCGTCCGTGCAGCTTAACGGGAAGCACGAGTGCGGTGCGTTCCTCATCGCGAGTCAATGGCTTCTGAGCGCGACTCACTGTTTCATGGATGGGTGAGCATTACGTTAACACACCGGGATTAACTTTAAATGCTAAAGCACTCCGGTTAGAAGTGAAGAATTCAAGACGGAAAAATAGGTCATCCTCCTTACAGATTTAGAACGCATTACAGAATgggaaaccttttttttttttttatcttggcAACAGGCATATTGTGAGGGTATCGTGTGTCAACCTTGTTGCCTAGGAGTGAACCAATATGATACAATTCAGACGACAATACaaaataacaatatagcagcaCATTCACCTGCAAATAACGAAGGAAACTATTTGGTAGTGGCTGTTGCTTGCTTTTGCCTTATGTGAGCTTTTAAAAAGGCCACTGCATGTACTTGTTAgaaggcctaggctactgatgGCGAAGTAGAAGTGAACACAAAGCCTTCTCTTTTGCAGAGCTGGGGGACGGATGGTTGTGGTCGGACTGCACTCTCTGTCTGAGGAGgaaaacactaaacaaacaTTTAATATATCAGATGTGTTCAACCATACTGACTTTAACATTGACAATTATGACAGTGACATCTCTCTGATCAaggtgaacatgtgtgtgtgagtgtgtgtgtgtgtgtgtgtgtgtgtgtgtgtgtgtgtgtgtgtgttttgctcatGTGTCTGCCTGTAAATGTAAACTCAGTGTATCAGTGCATtaataaagatatatatatatatatatatttagataATTTTTTCTACATGTTCAGtatataaagaaagagagactgattCAGATACATTCTAATGGTAAGCCCTCCCGCCTTGTCATTCCTGTGATTGACAGCTTGATCAGCCAGTGGTTGAGAGCGACGCGGTGAAGCCGGTGTCCTATCAACAGGCAGGAGGAGTCGAGCCTGCGGAGGATGCCATTGTCGATACGGCTGGGTGGGGCTCGCTGAATAACCTGGGGTCACGGCCTGACAAACTGCATGAGTTGACCATTAGTGTGATGAGCAGGAACTTGTGTGGCCGCAGTGACTACTACGGGTCAAAGTTCACCAAGAACATGCTCTGTGCCGCCGAGAGACGTCAAGACACTTGCGATGTGAGTTCACAATACATTTACATAtactctacagtaggctatactacacacacacacacacacacacacacacacacacacacacacacatacacacgtacacacgtacacacgcacacacgcacacaccaataaCATGCATGCAGTTAAGACAGTTGCATTTAACTGTTGTCCATTGCCTCATGTCCTCATGTCAATATCCTCTATAGGGAGACTCTGGTGGTCCTCTGCTGCATAACGGTGTTGCTGTGGGGATCACGTCTAACGGGGGGAAGAAGTGTGGCTCCACCCGGAAGCCTGGTCTCTACACCATCATCTCCCACTTCGCTGACTGGATCC
The genomic region above belongs to Sardina pilchardus chromosome 20, fSarPil1.1, whole genome shotgun sequence and contains:
- the cfd gene encoding complement factor D, with protein sequence MLGGILLTSAILWASVLPGESVTGGKEAVAHSRPYMASVQLNGKHECGAFLIASQWLLSATHCFMDGAGGRMVVVGLHSLSEEENTKQTFNISDVFNHTDFNIDNYDSDISLIKLDQPVVESDAVKPVSYQQAGGVEPAEDAIVDTAGWGSLNNLGSRPDKLHELTISVMSRNLCGRSDYYGSKFTKNMLCAAERRQDTCDGDSGGPLLHNGVAVGITSNGGKKCGSTRKPGLYTIISHFADWIQQTMTDNNSTLVDQSFPGGPQPGGSAKKIVIELDVGYSKSTDDEQSH